CACGACTCGGTTGGCGACCGCTTGGTTCGGACGGGTGATGTCACGCGTCTTGTGGACGAATGCGAGCGGACCACCGCCAAGACGCTGCGCCCACTGCTCCGCAACACGAATGCGGCCCGCATCCGGAGAGACGACGGCAACATTGTCAAGCTGGTTGGAGAAACGGTCGCGAATGTAGTCGACCAGCACCGGCATAGCGATAAGGTGGTCGACAGGACCGTCGAAGAAGCCTTGGGACTGCGCCGCATGCAGGTCGACACTCATGATGCGGTCGGCACCTGCGGTCTTCAGCAGGTCGAACATGAGACGGCAGGAAATGGGCTCGCGGCCGCGATGCTTCTTGTCTTGGCGCGAGTAGCCAAGCAGTGGGCAGACCGCGGTGATGGAACGCGCGGATGCACGCTTGAGCGCATCAATCATGATGAGCTGTTCCATAATCGATTGGTTGATCGGGGCTGCGTGGCTTTGCAGTACGAACACGTCCGCGCCACGCACGGATTCGGTGTAGCGCACGTACATTTCGCCGTTGGCGAAGTCGTATGCTGTGGTTTCCAGAACATCAATGCCAAGTTGTTCGGCGACTTCCGCCGCCAGTTTCGGATGTGTTCTGCCTGTGACAAGGATAAGGTTTTTATCCGGCTTTCCTTCAAGGATTGCGCTCACCATGTCTCCAAACGTCTGTTTTCGCGTCAAGTGGACGTGACCCATATTAACCATCTGCGCAGACCGTCTCACCCGCGCGTGTTCACCTGAAATTTACCGGTACAGTCCGTGCTTGCCAATATATTGCACCACGCCGTCCGGTACGAGGTACCAAACAGGCTCCCCATGCTCCGCACGTCGCCGCACATCGGTCGAGGAAATCGCCAGTGCCGGTATTTCCAACGTATCGACCTTGCCTTCCGGCAGTTTCACCCCTTCCGGCGATGAGTACCCGGGGCGGGTCACGGCCACGAAGTGGGCCAGATCCCACATTTTGTCGGCGTCTTTCCATTGCATGATTTCCGCGACCGCGTCAGCTCCGGTGATGAAGAAGAGTTCCGCGTCGGGATGTTGCGCACGGATGTCTCGCAACGTGTCGATGGTATAGGTGACTCCCGGACGGTCGATGTCCACGCGTGATACGGTGAATTTCGGATTGGACGCGGTGGCGATGACCGTCATGAGATACCGGTCTTCCGCGTTGGTGACGTTCTTGTCGAGTTTGAATACGGGGCGTCCCGTCGGCACGAAGATCACTTCGTCGAGGTCGTACACCCACGACACTTCTGAGGCCGCCACCAAGTGGCCGTTGTGGATGGGGTCGAACGTGCCGCCCATGATGCCGATGCGAGGCCTGCTATGCCAGTTGCCGCGTGCTGAACGTCGGCCTGTGGCCACCGCGGAACCTGCTGATTCCACGGAAAGGTCGGACATGCGCCGTTCCGGTTCCACCACATAGCTGATGGCAAGTTCGGAATCGGCTTCGGCGGATTCGGGCCGCATGCGTTTCGGGCCGGTCATGAGGCATCCTCGTTTTTTTGTTCCTGATCGGCGTCCGCGGTCTCACGGCCGATGCTGTCTGCCGTTGGCGATGCGTTGTCCGGGTCGATTTTGCCCATATCCTCATCCCACTCGTCCTGCACGACGCGCCTGATCTCCGCGAAAGTCGGCAGAGGGAAGTCCGGCTGATAGGCGCGACGCACTTCCGCCACACGTTCGGTGACGCGAATCAGCGTATCGGTCATGCCGTCAATATCCTGTTCGCGCTCCATGGCGCTGAATTTGGCGATGTACTGTTCCATGAGCCGCATCTGCTCATCGACGCTTTTAAGCTTCTCTTCGTCGAGTTCCACCACGTCTTCGGCATCGACTTCCGGCCAACCGATCAGCACCGCGTCGGCGTATTCGAGTGAAGCACGCTGTGCCGCCGATGCGATGCCGTCCTCGATCTGCACGAGAAACACGTATCGTACGATGCTTAATCGTTCGGATGCGAGCTTCAATCCCAGATAGGGGTCATTGAGATCCGCATTCCATGGGTTCTTAGCGTCAGTCATTGTTTCCTCCATCTGGCCGTCATTATTGTTGTGTTCGTTCATGCCCGTACCTGGCCTGTTCCGTAGCCGATCCACTTGGTCGTGGTCATTTCGCGTAGTCCCATGGGCCCGCGTGCATGCATTTTTTGCGTGGAGATACCAAGTTCCGCGCCGAAGCCGAACACTCCCCCATCTGTGAAACGCGTGGACGCGTTGACCATCACCACCGCCGAGTCGATGCGTGAGGTGAATTCCTCAATGGCCGAATAGTCTTCGGCGATAATGGATTCGGTATGCCCTGTGGAGTGGCGGTTAATGTGGCTGATGGCCTCGTCGAGTGAGTCGACCACTTTGACGCCGATCTTCAACGCGAGATACTCGGTATCCCAGTCTTCCTCAGTGGCATGTATCAGTTTCACCCCGTCAATACCGGTTTTGTCGATGATCTCGTAGGCCTGTTCGTCGGCATGCACTTCGACGTCGGCTGCGGCAAGCGCTGTGGCGATTTGCGGAAGGAACGCTTCGGCGATGTCACTGTGCACGAGGAGTTTTTCAGTGGCGTTGCAGACGCCGACGCGTTGCGTTTTGGCGTTGAGAATGATGGGGATGGCTTTGTTTTGGTCGCCGGTTCGGTCGACGTAGATGTGTACGTTGCCCGCTCCGGTTTCGATGACGGGTACTTTGGAGTTTTGCACGACGGCTTGGATGAGGCCCGCTCCCCCTCGTGGAATAAGCAGGTCGATGTGGCCTTGGGCCTGCATCATGGCGTTGGCGCCTTGACGCCCGTATTCGTCGACGGAAGCGATGAGTGCGGCATCATATCCGTGTTCGTGCAATACGTCGGCGATGATGTTGAGGGTGGCTGCGTTGGTGCGTTCGGCCGCGTGTCCTCCTCTGAGGAGTGCCGCGTTGCCTGATTTGATGCAGAGTGACGCGACGTCGACGGTGACGTTGGGTCGTGCTTCGTAGATCATGCCGAGCACGCCGATGGGCACGCGGGTTTGTTCGAGTCGCAGACCGTTGTCGAGGTGGTATCCGCGCACGATTTCACCGATCGGATCCTGTAGGGTGGCTACGTGGCGCACACCTTGTGCGGCTGCGTTGACGCGGGGTACGTCAAATTTGAGCCGGTCGAGTTTGCCTGCGTCCATGCCATGTTCGGCGGATTTCTGCATGTCGATGGCGTTGGCTTCCGCGATTTCATTGGCGCGCGCGTCGAGTGCGTCAGCGATGGCGTTGAGAAGTTCGTTTTTACGCTGCGTGTTGGTTTGGGCAAGTTGCGCTTGCGCGATTCGGGCGGCGTCGGCTTTGGCGCACACCTCGTTGAGCACATCGGGCTCCATGGCGTTGGATTGGGTCTGTGGGTTCGTCATAATTTCCTAGATTAGCGCGAAATCGCGCCTTGTTCCGTAGCTTCGACCATTATTTCGTCGTAGCATCGGAAACAGGGCGCGATTTCGCACGTCACGTGTCCTCAGAGATTTATATCCGAAACCGTTCTCGATCAACCGTTATTCGACATGGAATCAGTGGATCTGATCGAGACCCGGATACAGCGGGAAGTCTTCGGCGAGCTTGTCGACGCGAGCCCTGAGGGCTTCCACGTCGGCATCCTTGCCTGCTGCGAGTGCGGTTCCGATGATGTCGGCGACCTCTTCGTATTCCTTGTTGCCGAAGCCGCGGGTGGCGAGGGCGCTGGTGCCGATGCGCAGACCGGAAGCCACGCTTGCCGGACGCGGATCGAACGGAACGGTGTTGCGGTTGATGGTGATGCCGCACTGGGCGAGGAGGTCTTCGCCCTGCTGGCCGTCCATTTCGCTGTTGCGCAGATCAACCATGACGAGGTGGACGTCGGTGCCGCCGGTGAGGACGCTGATGCCGTTGTTCTTGACATCGTCGGACATGAGGCGTTCGGCGAGGATCTTGGCACCGTCGAGGGTGCGCTGCATGCGGTCCTTGAACTCCGGAGAGGCTGCGACCTTGAACGCGACGGCCTTGCCTGCGATGACGTGCATGAGCGGACCGCCCTGCTGACCCGGGAAGACCGCGGAGTTGAGCTTCTTGGCATAGTCCTGCTTGGCGAGAATGAAACCGGAACGCGGACCGCCAAGAGTCTTGTGAGCCGTGGAGGATACGACATCGGCGTACGGGACCGGGCTCGGGTGCAGTCCGGCCGCGACAAGGCCCGCGAAGTGTGCCATATCAACCCAGAACTTGGCTCCGACTTCGTCGGCGATTTCCTTCATGGCCTTGAAGTCTTCGATACGCGGGTAGGCGCTCCAGCCGCCGATGATCATGGCCGGGTGGGTTTCAAGCGCGCGCTGGCGGATGATTTCAGGATCGATGCGGAAGGTTTCAGGATTGACTCCGTAGGCTTCGGCATGGTAGAAACGTCCGGAGAAGTTGATTTTCATGCCGTGGGTGAGATGTCCGCCATGATCGAGGGCAAGACCGAGCACGGTGTCGCCCGGCTTGACGAGCGCCTGGTAGACGGCTGCATTGGCCTGTGCGCCGGAGTGAGGCTGCACGTTGACGTATTCGGCGCCAAACAGGCTCTTGGCACGCTCACGGGCAATGGTTTCGATCTTGTCAACCTGCTCGCAGCCACCATAGTAGCGGCGTCCCGGATAGCCTTCGGCATACTTGTTGGTCAGCACGGAACCCTGAGCCTGAAGCACGGCACGCGGCACGAAGTTTTCGGAGGCGATCATCTCCAAGCCGTTCTGCTGTCGAGACAACTCAGCGTTGAGTACCTCGGCGATTTCGGGGTCTGCTTCGGCGATAGGCGCGTTGAACATGTCGTTCGGAGTTTGCGCGAGAGGCGATGCGGTCATTGAGCTCTCCTTGGCTTGGAGGATAAATACGTTGCCCGTACGAACGTGCAGGCTTAACGATGAAGTGTACGTGCACAAATCGCATGAGGGAATAGGGCGTTTCGAAACATGGAAGCAATCACGAAACAAGCAGGAAACAATCACCACCCATAAACACGCATCGTCCCATTCCACGGACGCCAAACACGCTTCTTCCCGCCCATAACGCTACACTCAATATTGTTTGACGTTCATTGTCCGTTCTATTGCTAAGGAAATCCAGTGACCACGTTCCACAGCACTCGCAGCACCACCGATTCACTCACCTCCAAGCAAGCCATACGCAAAGGCATCGCCGACGACGGCGGCCTGTTCGTAACCGACTCACTGGGCGAAACCCACGTAGACGTCGCATCTCTCGCAGGCAAGCCCTACCAGCAGATCGCATTCGACGTGCTGAGCGTGCTGCTGCCCGACTTCTCCGAAACCGAACTCAAGGCATGCATCGATGAAGCGTACGGCGCGCAATGGTCCGACGAAAAGATCACCCCGGTCAAGCCGCTCGGCGATGACTACGTGATGGAACTGTTTAACGGCCCGACCTCCGCATTCAAAGATGTCGCATTGCAGATCCTGCCGCGTTTCATGGCACGCACCACCCCGGCCGGCGGCGACGGCAACGAGAAAATCATGATCGTGACAGCCACCTCCGGAGACACCGGCAAGGCGGCGCTCGCTGGTTTCGCGGATGCCGAGGGCACAGGCATCACCGTGTTCTATCCGGAAGGCAAGGTTAGCCAGGTACAGGAACTGCAGATGAGCACGCAGGCTGGTTCGAATGTGAATGTCTGCGCGGTGAAGGGCAATTTCGATGACGCTCAGTCCGCTGTCAAACGCATTTTCGGTGATCGTGAGCTTGCCAATCGTTTGGCTTCCGATTCGCATGTGGTACTGTCTTCCGCAAATTCGATCAATGTGGGACGTTTGGTGCCGCAGGTCGTCTATTATTTCTCCGCTTACGCGCAGCTGCTCGAACAGCAGGTCATCAATGTCGGTGATGAGGTCGAGTTTGTGGTGCCGACCGGTAATTTCGGCGATATTCTCGCCGGATATTATGCGAAGCTGTTAGGCTTGCCGGTCAAGCATCTGGTTGTTGCGTCCGATAAGAACAATGTGCTGTTCGATTTCCTGACTTCCGGCACGTATAACCGTCAGCGTCCGTTCTATCAGACGATTTCCCCGTCGATGGACATTCTTATCTCCTCGAATCTGGAACGCATGCTGTATTACATGTCCGACAAGGACACTCGTCTGATCGCCATGCTGATGAACGATTTGAACCAGTGGGGCGCCTATGAGGTTCCCGAACCGATGCTGGCCAAGATTCGTTCCCTGTTCGGCACCGGCTGGGCCGATGAGGATCAGGTGCGTGAGATGATCGCGGATTGCTGGAACAAGAACCATTATGTGATCGACCCGCATACCGCGTGCGGTTATTACGTGATGCAGCAGATGCCTCGCGATCCGCTGACGCCGCGCGTGCTGCTGAGCACCGCCAGCCCGTACAAGTTCCCGCGCGTGGTCAACGAGTCCTTGGGTTTGGATGCTTCCGGCACGGATTTCGAATGCATGGACGTGCTTGCCGAGGCGACCGGCACTACCGCTCCGGCCGCGTTGCGCGGTTTGGAGACCGCCGACGTGCGTTTCGACCATGTCGTTGACATCGACGGTATGGAAGGTTTTGTCGAGCAGGCCGCCAAAGCTCTGTAAAAACTCTGTAAGCGAAGCATACTTTCACATCGTTAAAGCCATCTCCATCGGCCGTCCGCAATATGTGGACGGCCGTTTTTCGTCAAGGCTGCTACAGTTGCATGCTCGGAGGCGAACAAGCATGACAGCACCAACGATACCCGCATCTGAATCGGTACGACAGAAGCAACCGGCACAACAATCGAACCAGCCCGAACAGCCCCGGCGTAAGCATGATCGTCTCATCACCCGTGATATGGCGTTGGTCATGCTTGCGACGTTCTGTTTCATGTCGAGCAATATGCTTGCCAATCCGATCGTTGCCGGATATGCGGAATCGTTGGGCGCGGACGGCATGCTGATGGGTGCGGTGGCCGGGTCGATGAGTTTCATCTCACTGTTCTGCCGCCCTATCGCAGGCAATCTTTCCGACAAAACCAGCAAGCGCACACTTGTGGCGGTTGGCACGGTGCTCTATTTCGCCGCCGGACTGCTGTACTATTTCGCAAACTCCCCCATCATGCTCATCATGGCTCGCGTGATCAACGGCGTTGGTTTCGCATGCTGCTCGGTCTGCCTGGCCACGTGGATGTCGCTTTTGCTGCCGATCCGGCATATGGGTGCCGGCATGGGATTGTATGGCACGATGAACGCGCTGGCTATGGCGGTCGGACCGGCATTGGGTATTCGCGCGCAAAAATACATCGGTTATCGTCTGACGTTTTTGAGTTCGCTGGTGCTGGCGGTGATCATGCTGCTCGCCACACTGATGGTGAAGAATGGCGGACAGCCGGTACGCAAAAAGCAGACTTCCATAACGGAGAATCCCTCCACTGCCGTAGACATTGACGGTTCTGCTAGCGCAACCAAAAAGCATCGTTTTTCGATCCGTTCGATTCTAGAACCGCGTGTGGTGCCGTTGTCGCTGACGTTCATGATGTTTGCTATAGCGTATTTCGCAAATCAGTCCTTCATCGTGAGTTATGTTCAGTCTCGTCATCTGCCGGTATCATCCGACCTGTTTTTCATGTTTTACGCGGTCGCGTTATTGGTGTTGCGACTGGGCTTGCGCGACCTGTTCGACAGCAAGGGCTTCCGTTTCTGGCTGACGGTCTGCTCGTTGGGCATGCTGGCGATGCTCGCATGCATGACGTTCCTGTTCAATGATTGGATGCTGTTGTTGGCTGCGATTTTCACCGCTGTCGGCTACGGTCTGATGAGTTCAGTCACGCAGGCGCAGGCCGTGGTAATCGCAGGCCGCGAGCGCAGTGGTATTGCGAATAGTACGTATTATGCGGGTATTGATTTGGGTATGTCGGTTGGTCCGTTTGTGGGTGGTTTGGTGTATGGGCATTTGCCTGCTGTGTGGTTTTATCCGGTGTTTATGTTGGCGATGCCTGTTGCTTGGTTGATTTATTTGTTGTGTGTGAAGCGTGTTTCGCGGTAGTTGTTGGCATCGTGTGCGAGGTTTCTGCCGTAAACCAGTCCAAGCGCGTGTCGTTCTAACTGTTTTTGCGGTCGGTCGTATTTTCCATATACGGCAATATGACCGACCGACGCCCATCCTGGCTCGTGCAAGGCGTCCATGCCGAAGGGGAGATGTCAGGATCGGTCCTTGCCGCCGTGTTCCGTTCCAGCCTTTCCGGCTATTTGACTTGGTGGATTTTGTTGCCTTTGACCATGTAGGCACGTCGGGCCATGTCGATCATGGGCTGGTCGAATCGGCTGTCTGTGTAGAATTCGTCCACTCGAACGTTGTCTCCGTAGAGTTCGCGGAATCGTTTGGGCTTGTTGGTGTTGAAGTTGAGGTAGTTTACGTTCAACGTGTTGTCGTCGATGGTGGACGAGACCAAATGTTGCACGCCAAGCCTGCGGCAGGCCTCGCCCACGGTGATGTCGAACGAGGCGGTGAGGATCGCATCGTCTTCGCGTGGCTTATACCAGGGTTTGATGCGCTTCATGTTCTGATCCCAGAAGGCGTTGACCAATTCTTCGAATTCCAACGATTCGGCAAGTTCGCTTATATATCCGTGGCATAGCTTGCCCACACCGTATTCCATTTGATCGAACGTGGCTCGTCCGAGCTTGTATTTGATGGCATAGCGCAGTACCGGGGCGATGTACCGCAATACTTTCGGATTGTATTTGGCCGAAAACAGGTACAGGTCGAACAGGCTTTCTCCGTCATAGATGGTTCCATCGAAGTCGAATACACGCATGTATGCAGCTCTCACTTCCTCGTATGCGCGCATTCAATACGCGCCATTGCACCTCATGCTAAAGTCCGAAGGCTGATTCCTTCTTACACCAAGGTGAACGGCCGGCGACCGCAATGTGCACAAATTGCACATCTCAATGCACATTCGGTTCATGTCACGTTTGGAAGGAGGAACACACAGTCGGACCGCTATTCGCCCCATAGGAGCCGTTCGCGCTGCTGATACTCCTCATTGAACAACGGCTGGGCCTTCGTGTCGATGAGCTTGGCGAATTCCAGATCCTCATCTCGTTCCACCCGATGCTCAGCCATATTCCATTGGTCATGGTACGTGTAACGCAATGCCTCGGCATCCGTTTTCAGAACATGCGACCGGTAAAGGTCCCGTTCGAATAGAAGCGTATCAACCAGCCATCCTGGCTCGTCCGGAAACTTACTGATGCCATTGACGTACTCCGCACGATACGCGTCATGGACAAGGACAGGCAACGCATCGATACGCAAAAGCTCCTTGAACATGATAAGCCGTCCGATTCGACCGTTGCCGTCCGAAAATGGGTGAATCTTCTCAAACGTCCAATGGACACGGGCGATCTGATATGGCTCGTCCTCAAGTTTCGTGCACATATCAAACAGCCTGTCCATAAATTCGGGAACATCCTGCGGCAGCGCGGTCCTTGTCGGAGTGACAGGATTGCCGATAAAGTTCGGCCGAGTCTTGTAGCCGCCCACGTTGAAAAGCGAGTCGGAGACCTGTCTGGTGCCCTGCTTGAGAATGGCATGCAGGTGACAGACCATATCCCGGTCCACCGGCTCATCAGCATGGTCGAGAATCCAACGGAACGCAGCAAAATGATTACGGGTTTCCAACGCATCATCAGGATTGACCTGTTCGCTGCCATCCGTGGTATAGGTACCGGTGGCAAATAGCTGCGCGGTCTGTTTGGCAGTAAGGGTGGAACCTTCCATATGATTGGAATTCCATGCGAACTGGATTTGCGTGGTCGTGTAAATGCCGTCACCATATCGAGTATCACGCTCTCGGATAAGACGCTCCACGATACGTTCCGCCATAACCCCATCCTTCCTTCATTCCGCTCGACTATCCTCCCATGGTAATTCATTTAGGCTAGAAACCGTGGTGGATGTCGTATATCCTGCAGGTTGGTTCCATGTCGAACGTGACCGTGTCGAACTGTTCGGGATGGTGTACGAACGTATCGATCAGTTTCCATTGGCGACGGCTGATGCCGATACGATAGTCCGGGCGGACCATAAGCACCGGCGCTTTCGGCTGGAGTTCCTCCAAGAGCTGCGCGCGCTGTTCGAAGCATTCATCATCGTCGATCCATACGATCGGCGCGGGTTCATTCTCTTCGCATTCGATGCGTACGCGTCGTTGGATGGTCTGCCATTTGCCTGCCTCACGTCCCCATTTGGTGACAGGATCGTACCAGGTGATGACATCGACCAGCATGGGATCCCATCCGAGCATCGGGTCGAGAATCTGACTGCAGTATGGCTGCCAGGTGGACAGCCACCACAATTCCACAATGCCGTCAACTGCCAACGCGTACATGGCGTCGGATAGTTCGCTGGACCAGTGGATGCGCCATGAGCCTACGGGCGTGTGGGCTTTTTCGTTGCCGTTCAGGTGGAACGCTTTTTCAGGATTGTACATTTTCGCGTAGGGACTGTCGGGCTTCGCCCAGGTCATAACTTTGTTCACGCCGCCCCTGCGCAAAAGCTTGTCATCCGGAAAGGCGTTGAGCACCCCATCGAAATCCGTGAACACCACAGGCTTGGAAAACATTTTCAAATCCGTCATCACCACTCCCCTTTCAATCATCAACTATCTTCTTATATTGACCTTACGGTTTCCTCATTACGTTTTACCTGACAAATACTGACAGCACCGCCATCGTTTTATTTGCTATACTCGGATTGGTTCGGCACGGACGCCGAACGACCGCAGGCACGAGCATAGGCAACCGCAAACATGGTCCATAGATGCGCAAAACATGATGCGCGGACGCATCCAAAAAAGCGGTCACCATCACGCAAAGGAGCGAAACATGGCAGACGAATCATCGAAGATTCCAGAGAAAACCGTCGAACAAATCTTCGACGAACGTTATCCCCTCGACAAATGGGAGGATTCAAACTACTCGATACTCGACAAATTCTCAATGCGCGGCCGCAAAGGCTTCGTCACCGGAGCCGCAGGCGGTCTAGGACGCAACGCGGCGGCCGCGCTCGCCCAAGCCGGAGCAGACGTCGCACTAGTCGACCTGCCCAGCCAAGAAGACAAGCTCACCGAACTGGCGAAAGACATGAGCGAACGTTTCGGCACCAACGTCATCGCGCTCACCTGCGACGTCACCAACGTCGAACAAGTAGCCGAACTCAAAACACAATTGGTGGAACAGCTGGGCACCGTCGACTTCGCGTTCCTCAACGCCGGAGTCAACGTACCGGGCGACGATCAAGACGCCACCGAAGAAGTATGGACGCGCACCATCAACATCAACCTCAACGGCACCTACCGTACCGGCCGCATCGCGCATGAAATCATGCGCGAACACGGTCATGGCGGCTCACTGATCTTCACAGCCTCCCTGTCCGGACACAACGCGAACTACATGATGGGAAGTCCGACGCCGGTGAACGCGTATGGCGCCACCAAAGCGGCCATCATGGAACACTCACGTTACCTTGCTGCCGCGCTCGCCAAGGATGGTATCCGTTCCAACACCATCTCCCCCGGATACGTGTGGTCTGGAATTTTCAATGGCCGTATCGACATGCCTGGCCACGACGCCATGCTCGAGGTCGTGCCGATGCATCGTTTCGGCACGAATGACGAGATTGCCAGCACGGTGCTCTTCCTCGCCAGCGACGCGTCCTCGTACGTTACTGGCATTGACATTCGCGTAGACGGCGGCTACAGCGTCTTCTAATCACCGTACCCCATCTGATAAATGGCCGGTCGCAGCTAATGTGCTTCGACCGGCCATTTATCTGGTGATGGTTTCTAGAACATACCGCTACACATGCTTGCGGCGTATCAACGTACCGGCAGTGGTTCCGGCTCCTGCAAGGAGAAGCATGACCGCGATAATGGGAACGATGTCGGAGCCCGTGCGAGGCAAGTCCGCAGTC
This window of the Bifidobacterium pseudocatenulatum DSM 20438 = JCM 1200 = LMG 10505 genome carries:
- the glyA gene encoding serine hydroxymethyltransferase, which produces MTASPLAQTPNDMFNAPIAEADPEIAEVLNAELSRQQNGLEMIASENFVPRAVLQAQGSVLTNKYAEGYPGRRYYGGCEQVDKIETIARERAKSLFGAEYVNVQPHSGAQANAAVYQALVKPGDTVLGLALDHGGHLTHGMKINFSGRFYHAEAYGVNPETFRIDPEIIRQRALETHPAMIIGGWSAYPRIEDFKAMKEIADEVGAKFWVDMAHFAGLVAAGLHPSPVPYADVVSSTAHKTLGGPRSGFILAKQDYAKKLNSAVFPGQQGGPLMHVIAGKAVAFKVAASPEFKDRMQRTLDGAKILAERLMSDDVKNNGISVLTGGTDVHLVMVDLRNSEMDGQQGEDLLAQCGITINRNTVPFDPRPASVASGLRIGTSALATRGFGNKEYEEVADIIGTALAAGKDADVEALRARVDKLAEDFPLYPGLDQIH
- a CDS encoding glutamate-5-semialdehyde dehydrogenase yields the protein MTNPQTQSNAMEPDVLNEVCAKADAARIAQAQLAQTNTQRKNELLNAIADALDARANEIAEANAIDMQKSAEHGMDAGKLDRLKFDVPRVNAAAQGVRHVATLQDPIGEIVRGYHLDNGLRLEQTRVPIGVLGMIYEARPNVTVDVASLCIKSGNAALLRGGHAAERTNAATLNIIADVLHEHGYDAALIASVDEYGRQGANAMMQAQGHIDLLIPRGGAGLIQAVVQNSKVPVIETGAGNVHIYVDRTGDQNKAIPIILNAKTQRVGVCNATEKLLVHSDIAEAFLPQIATALAAADVEVHADEQAYEIIDKTGIDGVKLIHATEEDWDTEYLALKIGVKVVDSLDEAISHINRHSTGHTESIIAEDYSAIEEFTSRIDSAVVMVNASTRFTDGGVFGFGAELGISTQKMHARGPMGLREMTTTKWIGYGTGQVRA
- a CDS encoding Fic family protein, which produces MAERIVERLIRERDTRYGDGIYTTTQIQFAWNSNHMEGSTLTAKQTAQLFATGTYTTDGSEQVNPDDALETRNHFAAFRWILDHADEPVDRDMVCHLHAILKQGTRQVSDSLFNVGGYKTRPNFIGNPVTPTRTALPQDVPEFMDRLFDMCTKLEDEPYQIARVHWTFEKIHPFSDGNGRIGRLIMFKELLRIDALPVLVHDAYRAEYVNGISKFPDEPGWLVDTLLFERDLYRSHVLKTDAEALRYTYHDQWNMAEHRVERDEDLEFAKLIDTKAQPLFNEEYQQRERLLWGE
- the nadD gene encoding nicotinate-nucleotide adenylyltransferase codes for the protein MRPESAEADSELAISYVVEPERRMSDLSVESAGSAVATGRRSARGNWHSRPRIGIMGGTFDPIHNGHLVAASEVSWVYDLDEVIFVPTGRPVFKLDKNVTNAEDRYLMTVIATASNPKFTVSRVDIDRPGVTYTIDTLRDIRAQHPDAELFFITGADAVAEIMQWKDADKMWDLAHFVAVTRPGYSSPEGVKLPEGKVDTLEIPALAISSTDVRRRAEHGEPVWYLVPDGVVQYIGKHGLYR
- the thrC gene encoding threonine synthase, yielding MTTFHSTRSTTDSLTSKQAIRKGIADDGGLFVTDSLGETHVDVASLAGKPYQQIAFDVLSVLLPDFSETELKACIDEAYGAQWSDEKITPVKPLGDDYVMELFNGPTSAFKDVALQILPRFMARTTPAGGDGNEKIMIVTATSGDTGKAALAGFADAEGTGITVFYPEGKVSQVQELQMSTQAGSNVNVCAVKGNFDDAQSAVKRIFGDRELANRLASDSHVVLSSANSINVGRLVPQVVYYFSAYAQLLEQQVINVGDEVEFVVPTGNFGDILAGYYAKLLGLPVKHLVVASDKNNVLFDFLTSGTYNRQRPFYQTISPSMDILISSNLERMLYYMSDKDTRLIAMLMNDLNQWGAYEVPEPMLAKIRSLFGTGWADEDQVREMIADCWNKNHYVIDPHTACGYYVMQQMPRDPLTPRVLLSTASPYKFPRVVNESLGLDASGTDFECMDVLAEATGTTAPAALRGLETADVRFDHVVDIDGMEGFVEQAAKAL
- a CDS encoding ribose-phosphate diphosphokinase, with amino-acid sequence MVSAILEGKPDKNLILVTGRTHPKLAAEVAEQLGIDVLETTAYDFANGEMYVRYTESVRGADVFVLQSHAAPINQSIMEQLIMIDALKRASARSITAVCPLLGYSRQDKKHRGREPISCRLMFDLLKTAGADRIMSVDLHAAQSQGFFDGPVDHLIAMPVLVDYIRDRFSNQLDNVAVVSPDAGRIRVAEQWAQRLGGGPLAFVHKTRDITRPNQAVANRVVGDVEGKDCVLVDDLIDTAGTIAGACSVLKDAGAKSVTVVATHGVLSGPAVERLKNSGAREVVLTDTVPIPEEKRWDGLTVLSIAPLLASAIRAVFEDGSVAELFDTYPEHHGQGFLFA
- a CDS encoding haloacid dehalogenase-like hydrolase: MRVFDFDGTIYDGESLFDLYLFSAKYNPKVLRYIAPVLRYAIKYKLGRATFDQMEYGVGKLCHGYISELAESLEFEELVNAFWDQNMKRIKPWYKPREDDAILTASFDITVGEACRRLGVQHLVSSTIDDNTLNVNYLNFNTNKPKRFRELYGDNVRVDEFYTDSRFDQPMIDMARRAYMVKGNKIHQVK
- a CDS encoding MFS transporter, with the translated sequence MTAPTIPASESVRQKQPAQQSNQPEQPRRKHDRLITRDMALVMLATFCFMSSNMLANPIVAGYAESLGADGMLMGAVAGSMSFISLFCRPIAGNLSDKTSKRTLVAVGTVLYFAAGLLYYFANSPIMLIMARVINGVGFACCSVCLATWMSLLLPIRHMGAGMGLYGTMNALAMAVGPALGIRAQKYIGYRLTFLSSLVLAVIMLLATLMVKNGGQPVRKKQTSITENPSTAVDIDGSASATKKHRFSIRSILEPRVVPLSLTFMMFAIAYFANQSFIVSYVQSRHLPVSSDLFFMFYAVALLVLRLGLRDLFDSKGFRFWLTVCSLGMLAMLACMTFLFNDWMLLLAAIFTAVGYGLMSSVTQAQAVVIAGRERSGIANSTYYAGIDLGMSVGPFVGGLVYGHLPAVWFYPVFMLAMPVAWLIYLLCVKRVSR
- a CDS encoding SDR family NAD(P)-dependent oxidoreductase, which encodes MADESSKIPEKTVEQIFDERYPLDKWEDSNYSILDKFSMRGRKGFVTGAAGGLGRNAAAALAQAGADVALVDLPSQEDKLTELAKDMSERFGTNVIALTCDVTNVEQVAELKTQLVEQLGTVDFAFLNAGVNVPGDDQDATEEVWTRTININLNGTYRTGRIAHEIMREHGHGGSLIFTASLSGHNANYMMGSPTPVNAYGATKAAIMEHSRYLAAALAKDGIRSNTISPGYVWSGIFNGRIDMPGHDAMLEVVPMHRFGTNDEIASTVLFLASDASSYVTGIDIRVDGGYSVF